The sequence TAGCCAACATTCGTGTGGGCCAGCGCATGCTCGGGATCGCGCTGGAGGACCTGCTGGAACGTGGTGCGGGCGGCATCGTACTGCTGTTGCATCATCTGCGCCCATCCCAGCAATGTCTCTGCGTCGTTACTGCCGGGTGCCAACTCCAGCGCGCGGCGCAGCGCCACCTCGGCGCCGGCGGGGTCGCCAAGCGACAGCTTGGACCAGCCTTTCTCCGCGAAGGTCGAAGCGCCTAGATGGTCGACGCGCCCCGATCCGGCGACGGTCGCGGTACGGCCATCGAGCTGTTTCCACTGCTCGACCAACTCTTTCACGCTGGCTTTGAACGCGAGCGCCGCCGTTGCAGCGGCATCGGCGTCGCGGAAGAGCGAAATGATCTCCTGCTTCACACGCTCGCGCTCATCCGGCGCGGGCTTGGCGACCAGCGCGGCATGGATGGCATCGAAACGCGCCTGCAGGTCGGAGCCGGCTAACGACATGGCGCTATCATTTCAGGGAGTCAGCGGAGAAGACGAACAAGATCGAGCACCAGAACAGTACTACCGCCTCGCGTGAACGTGGCGATGGCACCGGTGCGCTGCGCATCGGGATGCCCCGCCGGCAGCGGCAGCACCTCACTCGCATCGACACTGACGACGTCGTGCACCGCGTCCACCGGCAGCGCCCACCAGACGTCGTTCACGTGGGCCACGAGCACCCGTCGCAACCCGACCGCACCGCCGCCGAGCGCGAGGCCAAGCGGTGCGGCGAGATCGGCGTAGGGCAGCACGCGCCCCTCGAAGGAGACGCTGGGAACGTCGGTGGACGGACGCAGCACACGATCGATGAGTTCGACCGGTCCGGCCAGGCGATGCTCTCCGATCGAGAAACAGACGAAGGTGGCTCGCTCCACCGTGCTGACGGCGCGGCGGCGAACAGCGAACAGCGCCGTCGACTTGAACGGGCTCATCGTGGGCTCACGCGATCTTCTCCACAGTGTCAACCGCGACGCCCTGCCCCGCGACGAGGCGTTCGATGGCGTGTGGCATGTCGGCCAACGACACCACGTCGTCAGCGCCGGCCACCCGTAGCGCCGAGTCGGGCATCCCGGGGATCACGCACGATGACCGCTCCTGCACCACCGCGAGTCCGCCGGCCTGTCGGATCGCCAAGAGGCCGTCGGCACCGTCACGCCCCATGCCCGTGAGCACCACCCCCAGACAGGCCGCGCCGTAGCAGCTCGCCGCCGACTTGAAGAGCCGGTCGGCAGCCGGCCGCACCCCCCATTCCGTCGGCTCCTGATCGAGCTGCGCCAACGGTGCGAGTGGCGTGCCACCGACCCGCAAGTGAAAGCCTCCCGGCGCCACGTAGACATGACCGACGTGCAGCGGCTCGCCGTGCATCGCCTCATGGACCGCCAGCCGCGAAATGCCGTGCAGTCTACTGGCAAAGCTGGCGGTGAAACCCGCCGGCATGTGCTGCACGATCAACACGGCGGCTCGCTCGAAACGAGATAGCAGCGGAATGATTTGACCGAGCGCCGCCGGACCGCCGGTGGACGCGGCGATGCACACCAGGAACGACGGGGCCTGACCATGCATCGACCGCGACGTGCCGCGCGCCGGTGAGCGCAGACCGCGATCGTGCGCCGAACCGCGCAGCGCGACGTCCGGCGTGACCAGGGTCGGAGACGGCAGCGGAACGCCGAGCTGCGTCACCGCCGCGGCGGCACGTAGCGCCTCGAGCAGCTGGTCACGCACGAGTTCGAGATCGAGGCTGATCGCGCCCGACGGCTTCCGCACGAACTCCACCGCCCCGCGATCGAGCGCGCGCAGCGTGGCATCGGCGCCGCCATCGCTTCCGCCAGCACTCAGCATGACCACCGGCCGCGGCCACTCCCGCATGATCCGATCGAGACACGCCAAGCCGTCGAGGTTGGGCATGTCTACGTCGAGCGTGACCAGATCGGGATCGAGCAGTGGCATCTGACGCAGCGCGTCCAATCCGTCGCGCGCCGTGCCGACGACTTCGAACTCGCCACTCGACGCCACGATGTCACTGACGAGCCGACGCATGAACGCGCTGTCGTCGACCACGAGTACGCGTCGGCGCACGGCGCCCGACACGCTAGAGGACGACATCGTCGCCTCGCACGGAGCGCACGAACACGCGTCCGGTGGAGACGTCGAACGTCACCGAGCGACCGAAGTCTCCCCCGACGGCTTCGCCCAAAATGGGAATGTCATGCGCCGCGCAGGCCGCACGCGCCGCTTGCACATTACGCGCGCCCAGACTGATGGCGCCCGGCGCCAGCAAGGCGGCGAACATGCTCGCCCCGCCGACCAGGCGCGCTTCGATGTCGCGCCTGGCGCCGAGCACGTGCATGCGGGAGAGCATCGCCGGCACCGCGGTGGACGCGGCCTTCCCGGCGCTCGGCGTGTCGGCGGTGAGCGCATGGTGCGGCAATAGGACGTGCGCCAGCGCACCGACGCGGTTCGCGCGATCGTGCAGCGCAATCGCGACACACGAGCCGAGGCCGATCGTCACCAGCGTGATGTCCCCGGCGCCTGCGGTGAGATCGGCGATGCCGACCGTGTGCTGTGTCATTGCCGCGAGACGCCGGTGGGGTGGCCACATACTGTCATACGGCTCCCCCCACCAGCGCGTCGTCGCTGGTGGCGACGGGCGAGGACGCCGTCGGCGTCGTCGAGCGGCGCATGGCGTCGAGATTCGCCCGCACGATCCGATTGTCCGGATCGAGAGAGAGCGCCTGTTCCCACGACCGCTGCGCCTCGAGCAAGGCGCCGCGCCGATAGTGCACGTTTCCGAGCTTGAGATAGACATCGGCCCCGTGTGACGGCATCAGCCGCACCACCCGCACGAACGACTCGAAGGCTTCGTCGTATCGCTGCGCGCGATACAGATAGTCGCCGAGGTTCTTGTGCAGATGAGCGCAGTTCGCATCCTCGAGCAGCGCGTGCTCGATCGTGCGGGCCGCCAGCTCATAGCTCCCACGCCGTTCCTGCACGACCGCAAGGTTGTTGTGCAACGCGGCCGCGTGCGGATGCAGCGCGATGCCTTCTTCCAGCACGGCCGCTGCCCGCGCACTGTCGCCACCAAGGGCCGCCGCGAGGCCGGCGACATGGAACCAGGCGGCCGACGGTTGACGGGCACCCCACGCACTGCGCGCTGCGGCAAGTGCCGACTCGGTGCTGGCCAGATCGCCCACGCGCAGGGCGATCGTCGCCCGGGAGAGCGCGATCCGCGGGTCGGGGAGCACGACGCGCCGTGTGGCCTCGTCGAGGTATTCGGCCGCCGCCACCAGATCCCCGCGCTGTTCGCAGACGAAGGCGAGGTTATGCAGCACCGCCGCAGGGGCATCCGGCTCCTGCGACGCACGCAGAAACGTGGCGTGCGCGCCCGCCCAATCACGCCGACGCAATTGCACGAGCCCAAGATGAAATCGCGCCACGCCGTCGGCTTCCCGCAACTCGAGCACCCGGCGGAACTCCCGCTGCGCCTCGTCGAGCATGCCGGTGCGATAGAACGCGATACCGAGATTGCGGTGCTCGGCCACGCGGCTCTCCGGCGGCGGCTGACGTCGCGCGGCACTCCGGCCCACACGCTGCGCGTATCCGGCGGTGAGCAATCCGAACACGGCCTTGCCGACTTCGAACTCCCCGAGGCCAGAGCGCTCAATCACCGTGTTGAGATCCTGCGTGCCGTCGAGGAATGGGAGGAGGCGCTCCTGCGTCGCGCTCAACGGCACTTCGCGATGCGCGAGCCGCGGACCATCGAGCTCGAAGATGAGATCGAGACTCGGCACCTTCTTCGCGATCTGCGTCCACTCGTCCACGCGACGCGCGCCTTCCAGCAACAGCGAATCCGCACTGACCGACACCAGCGCCGCATCAGGCGAGTCCTCGGCCTCGGGCTCGAAGGTGAACGAGCCGAGCGACCAGCTGAATAGGTGGTACACCGCCTCTTCAACCTGCGTGCGATACTCGCCGACCAGCACTTCGCGTTCGATCAGCGCCTGCTCTAACAGCGCATGCGCGAGCTCGCGATCGTCCTGCGGCGCGCTGGCGGCCGTGACGCGTGCGAGATCATCGGGCGTGATCGCGCCGATACGCACGAGACGATCGCCGAGACGGTCGCGACGATTCACCAGTTCGGCGTGCACGATGCGGCCGCCCGCGAAGTGGACGGTGCCGAAACTGCCTTCGCGCGCGATGCTGAGACAACCGGTCTTCTGACCGAGCGCCAGCAGCTGCAGCACGTCGGCGAGTGACGCTTCGCTCAGGTTTCCACGGATGGCCACTATCGGTACTCCTCGATCACGCGTCCGCCGAGGTCCGGCCAGTTCCACATGGTCTTCTCCCGATCCTCGAAGAAGCGGTCGAGTTCACCGGGCGCGCGCTCCACCAGCTGCTCCACGCGGTGGCGCTCGCGCGACTGCAGCGCGACCACGAGACCGCCTTCGAATCGCGATCGCAGCCGATCGGCGAGTTCCGGGAGTTCGCGCGGCGGGTACGAGCTGGTGAGCACGATCTGCGCTCCGCGCTCATACAGGTGATTGAACAGGTGGAACAGCTCCTCCTGAGTGCGCTCCTTCCCCGCCAACACCTCGACATCATCGAGAATGAACAGATCCGCGGCGCGAAATCGCAGGCGCCAGCGCTCCATGCCGCCTTCTTGCATCGCCGCGATCAGTTCATCGACGAAGGCGCTGGCTGACAGGCAGGCCACGGCGGCACGCGCGCGCATCGCATTGCCAAGCGCATGGGCCAGATGAGATTTTCCGCTGCCAGCCGGTCCGCAGATGAACAGCGGATTGTAGCGCGTGCCCGGGTGCTCGATCACCGAGTCGATCGCCTTGACGGCCAGTTGATTGGCGCTGCTGACGTCGAGGCGCTCGCGGGTGAAGACCGGCGACGGCGCGGGCAGCGGCAACGTGCTCGCCATCGCGCGCTCCACCAGCTGTTGCGCCAGTGGGATCGAGGCGACATCACGAAAGGCCGCATGTCCTCGCAGCGCCGGATCGAGGCTGCTGGCCTGTGCTTCGAGGTTGCGAAGATGTTCGATCGCCGAGGTGAAGGTGGCGAGCAAGCCGTCCACGTCGGGTGCGGTTGGCAACTGCATGGCACGTTCCAGCACGGCCACGCCGTAGCCATGGCTCTTCCAGCGCGAGATCGCTTCACCGAGTGCCACGCGCCACGGCTCCACGCGCGTTTCGACTTCCTGCAGGACATCAGCGAGGAAGCCTTCGTAATCGGTACCGTCGGGGATGATCGCTTCGATCCGCGGCGGGTGCGAGGGCGACGACGGCGTAGGCGTCGATGCGCGCTCACCCAACACGGCGCGCACATCGGGCGGCGCGACCGGCGTTCCCTCGAGCTGCTGAAACGCCGAGAGCTTGTTTAGCGCCCCCTTCAGTTCGCGCACATTGCCAAACGCCAGACGAGCCACCTCGTTCAGCACGCCGTCAGCGAACTCCACCCCGCGCGCGCCGGCCACGTTGCGCAGGATCGCCAGACGCATCTCGTAGTCGGGCGCACCGACATCGACCACAAGCCCGCCGATCAGTCGCGATAGCAAGCGTTGATCCACGTCGGGGATCTCCGACGGCTGCCGATCGCTGGTGAGCACCAGCTGCCGGCCCGAGCCCTGCATCATGTTGAAGAGGCGCAGCAACTCGGACTGGGTCTCGCGCTGCCCGGTAAGGAACTGCACGTCATCGAGAATAAGCAACTCGACCTGCTGATAGTGCTCAATGAACAGCTGCGCCTGTCCACTCGCGATGACGCGATGCAGATGCTCGGCCACGTCTTCACCCGACGTGAACTCGACGCGAAGATCGGGCTTGACCGCACGCGCCTGATGCGCAAGCGCCGCCACCAAATGGGTCTTGCCAAGTCCGGAGCCACCGTACACGAACAGCGGGTTGTAGGCGCTGCCCGGTGCGTCGGCCACGGCGCGGGCGGCGGATACCGCGAGGCGGTTCGACGATCCGACCACGAACGTGTCGAAGCGATAGGTGCCATCGAGGGGGCCGCTCATGTGCTCCTCATGCGTTGCTCATGCGTCACTGCCCGCCACGCCGGTGAGGACATCGGTAGTCACGTGACCGGCGTGCAGCGCCGGCGTGAAGGCCGGCGTGCGCAGGGCGAGGGCGGCGCGATGGGCCGTTTCCGTTCCCTCGTCGGCGCCGAGGCGCTTCAGCACGCGCATACCGAGCGAGCGCAGCGTATCGAACACGCCCGGGCCGTGGAGCGCGTCGCCGGCGTACTCGGGGACGCCGCGGAAGTTCAACGCGACCGAGAGCTCGGCGACGCTCGCGGCCAGCGACGCGGGCAAGTCCTGCTTGTTGTACTGCATCACGATGGGCAGATCACGCGCATCGACACCGTGTTCCGCCAGATTCGCGTGCATGTCCTGCAGGCTTTCGAGGTTGTCGTCCCACCGGTGGCGCTGACTGTCGGCGACGAACGCGATGCCGTCGGCGCCTTGCAGCACGAGCTGGCGAATGGCGCGGTAGTACGGCTGGCCCGGCACGGTGTACAACTGAAATCGGACGCGATAGGCACCCACGGTGCCAAGATCGACGGGGAGATAGTCGAAAAAGAGCGTGCGGTCGCGACGGGTGGCCAGCGACGTGAGCTCACCGACCTGCGTGCCCGGCAAGGCCGAGTGCAGGTAGGTGAGATTCGTCGTCTTGCCAGACCGTCCGGGCCCGTAGTAGACCAACTTGCAGGTGATCAGCCGTGTGGCATGATCGACAATGGGCATGCGCCCGCTCCTCTTCTCGCCGCCGGTGTCGCCGCGCCCGACGGGCACGAGGTCACCGGATGTCTCCTACGCCGTTACGGATGCAGCAGCGCGTGCAACCGGGCCGTCAGCGCGATCGCCTCGCGCACGCGATCTGCGTCGGCGAACGGCTCGGGCACCCGAAGGGCAGCGTGCCAGTGCGTCATCGCATCAGCGAAGTCACCGCGCCGGGCCGCTTCGTCACCGAGCCGGCACAACGAGATGGCTTCGGCGCGCGGTGCGATTCCGGCCGTCTCCCCTCGCGGCAAGGACGGCTCAGCGGCCTGCGAGGCAACCGGAGACGACGCCATCCACGGCGTGCGCCGGCGGGGGAATCCTTCAGCGGAAATGACTCCCAATTCGACCGGATCGAAGAGCGAATCCTCGTCGTGGCTCGGCGACGCATCGTCGGGCATGACCGACGAGTGCCGTGTGTGCGTGGCCGTCGGAATCCAAAGGTCGCCGGCGATCTCCCGTCCTTGGGGAGCGGGAATCGCCGCCATCGTGGGCGGCGTGGGGTTCCGTCGCGGTGCCACCGGACCATCGCGCAGTGTCAGCAGCCCTGCCCCGATCAGACCGTGGACCTGCTCCGCCACGTCCAACAGCGTACGCCCGAGCGAATCAGCGAGCATCAGCAGATCGCGCTGCCCGTCGACGCGGGTCAGGATCTCCCACTGCGCTGGCGCCAGACGTAGCAGCGGCAACTGTTGGGGCTCGACATCCACGAAGGCCGGAACGACCCGTGAATGCGGCACGCGATCTTCGATCCGCGACCAGACCTCCGCCCGCTGAGCGGCCTCCATCAGCAGCGGCTCGATGGCGAGACGGATGGCGGCGCCGGTGGGCGCGTGGTCGTCGGCGGGTGAAAAGCGGAACGTGCCGTCGCGCCACAGCAGCAAGTCGAGCATGATCGCTTCCACGTCACGCGCTTCGTCGGCCGTGCGCGCGCGGAGCGCGCCGGATGCCTCGTGCGCGCTCCAGAGGCCCGCGTTGACCACACTGCCATGCTGACACTGCACGGCCGCGTGCCGGCCCTGCAGCGCCGCCTCGAGATGAAGCACGCCCGATTTGCGACTCAGGGCGAGCAGTTGCAGGACTTCGGCGAGGCCGAGGTCGCGAAGACGGCCGTCCAGGCTCACGGCGTGGTCATGCGACACGGGCCGGATCGCTGGGGGCACCACTGCCGTACACCGCGTGCGACACCGCATGGCGCGCGCGCTCCACGAAGTCATCCACCTCGGTACACTGCGCCAACGCGGCCCAACACGCGAGTGCATCGCGCGTACGCGACTGCTGCGCCAAGAGCACGCCGTCGAACCAGCGGGCGCCCGTGTTGTCGGGGTCGTGCCGCAGGACGCGGTCGACCACGATGCGCGCGTCGCTGGCCCGTTCCTCGCCGACGAGCACCTCGATCAGCAGCTGGAGCGCCTCCACGTCGGTCGGTCGGCCCTTGAGCACGTCCACGAGAATCCAGCGGGCGTCGGCGTGTCGCCGCGCATCGCGGTGCACGCGCGCGAGTTCGAGCACCGCGTCACGCCAGTTCGGTACGGCCGAGAGCGCGGCAACCAGCTCGAGCCGCGCGGCCAGCAGATCACCGCGTTCACGGAGCATGCGCGCGATCGCCACGCGGGCGGTGGGACGCGCGGGATCGTGCGCTAGGGCGCGACGATAGAAGCCAAGGGCCAGGGCTTCGTCGTGCATCCTCATCGCGGCATCGCCGGCGAAGTGCAAGAGCGCGGCGCTGGTGACGTCTTGTCGCAACAAGCGCAGCATGGCGGTGCGCGCTGTCTCCGCGCTGGCCGGATCGCGCTCGGGGTCCGATGCGGCGGCGAACGCGAACAGCGCGAGCACTTCCGGATGATGCGGCCACAGCGCACCCGCCCGCTTCAGCTGCGGCAGCGCCTCAACGCCGCGCCCCAGCAGGCAGAGCGAGCGCGCCTCTCCCAGCGTGGCGCGCTGCCACAGGATCTGCGCCGTGGGCTCCATGTCGGCCACCGCTGTCATGTCGACCAGCGCGCGCGCTCGGGTGTACCGCTCGAGCGCCTCGCCATGCACGGCACGCGACGAGAATCCATCAGCGTCGTCGCACGTGCGCGCCGCCTCCATGACGGCCATCGCGCCGGCATCCAAGCCGCTACCGGCGGCCTCGCGCAGGCCAGGTGCCGCGAGCGCTTGCTCCGGCAACAGCGCCGCCAAATCGTCGGTGGGGAGCACGATGCCGCGCAGCGGCGATCCGCCCCGTACGGCGAGCAACTCGAGCGCGCCGACGGCATCCGGGCACTCGCGCTGCAGGTCGATCGCCACCGACAGTCGCGACGCCATGCGCATCGGCGCGTACTTCAACGCCTGCTGCGTTTCGCGTGCGGCGCCATCGCTGTCGCCGAGGTGCTCGAGCACACTGGCCAAGCCGAACCGCGCCTCAGCGTGCGACGGCCGGCATTCGACCGCGCTCAGGAATGCGTCGCGGGCCTCCTCCGGGCGGTCGAGCGCCTGCAACACCGTGCCCATCACCTTCCACGATTCCGCATCGCGCGGATGAAAGGCCACGAGTTCGCGCAGCAACGCGAGCGCCGCGAGCGGATCCCGCTGCGCCGCCAACCAGCGCGACAGATTCAACCGGGCCACGACCAGCGTGGGATCGAGCTCGGAGGCCCGTACGAACGACTCGCGCGCCGCGCTGTGATCGCCCAGATCGTCGAGCGCGACACCGAGGTTGTTGTACGCGAGCGCGTGGCGCGGATCCATGCGCAGGGCCCGACGATAGCTGTCGGCGGCCCCCGCCACGTCGCCCGACTGATGCATCGCGACGCCATGCTCGTTCCACAGACGCGGCTGCTCCTGCCGCGCCAGCAACGCGGCGTACCGAGTGCGCGCGTCGTCGAACCGACCCGCGATCAGATCGAGCTCACCGAGCGCGTGCTCCGCCATGCGCGCGTCTTCGCCGCTGGCCAGCGACCGTTCGAACTCGCGACGGGCTTCGTCGAAGTAGCCACGCTGCCGGAAGGCGAGCCCGAGACCATGGCGGGCGAGCGCGCCTTCAGGTTCCACCCGCATCATGCCGTTCGCCGTCGACGGATCGATCGCGATCGGTGTGCCGGCGAGGCTGCCGGATTCGAGCGACAGATCGATCTGCGCCGTCGACAGCGTGGGATTCAACTGCGCCGCGATGCGCGCGGAGGCGATGGCCGCATCGTGACGACCCATGTCGCCGAGCACGAAGCCGCGTAGCAAATGCGCATCGGCGCTGTCGGCGTGCCGGGCCAACAGGCAATCCAGACATTCGAGCGCCTGCTCGTTCTGCCCGCGTTGATAGAGGACTTCCGCGAGATGCAACCGGGCGTCGGTGTCGGCGCCGCCCAGGTTCACGGCACGCTCGAACCAGCGCTGCGCACGACGGAGGTCGCCGGCCCGCTGCTCGATCAATCCACGCTCGTACAACGCGGCCGCATCGTCGGGATCTTCGGCGATGAGTGTTTCGAGCTGTCGGATGGCGACGTCGCTCCGTCCGACCAGCCGCGACAGCCGCGCCCGTTCCAGCGCCGCTGCCCGATCGTCAGGATCGGCCGCAACGCGCGCATCGAGTGCGGCCATGCGCGCATCACAGGCTCCCGGCGTCGCAGCCGCGATCTCGAGATTGCGCGCGGCGGTGCGCATGCGCGGATCGATCGCGAGGGCGCGCAGAAAGGCGTCGACGGCCTCCACGTGCAAGCCACGCGAGTGATACAGGACGCCGAGGTTGTTGAACGCGCCGGGATCACGCGGATCAACGCGCTCGATCAGCGTGCGCAGCAGTTCCACGTCGCGACCAGCCGACATGACGGACGACATGAGCGGAACGCTCCCGCTCTTCAGGCGAGCCGCAGCGCGCGGAGCATCACCTGCAACGAGGCGGGATCGGGAAGCAGCAAGAAGAATCCACGCAGCGTCTGCTGCATCTCCATGAGCTGGAACTCGCTTTCGACGCAGAGGATCGCATCGGGATCGGGAGCGAACTCGCCGATCGCGCTGGTCAGCACGGCCGTGGACATGTCGATCACCAAACTGGGCGGCGACGGTAACAGCAGCATTCCCAAGAAATCACTGAGCGCGTTCATATACGCGCCGCTCAGGATGTTTCCGGCTTCCTTGATGGCGGACGTCTCGAGTTCACTGAACGCGGTGGACGATCCGACCGGCCGCCGCAGCATCAGCTCGGCCAATCGCATCACGGTGGGCTTCGGGAACACCAGCATCGTGCGGCCGCTGAGATCGCCCAGCATGTGCATGAGCACCGCCGCCACCGGTTCTTCTTCGGGCGTGAACTGCGACGGTAACTCCTCCATGCTCGCCACCGTGATGTTCGGCACCTTGATCATGATCGTGCTGCCGGTCATCTGCGACAACGCGGTCGCGGCGTGACCCGCGCCGATATTGGCCGTTTCACGCAGTGCATCCAGCTGGATGGTCTTGAGAGACCGGATCGCCGACATGGTCAAATCACCTTCGGTCACGAGTCGCCTTCACGTGGTCATGCCACACTACTCACATCGACGATGAGCGCGGGGCTCCCGTCACCGAGTACCGTGGCCCCACTGAACCATGGCTTGGCCCCGCGAACGGTGTCCAGCGGCTTGACCACGATGTCCTGCTGGGCCAGCAAGGCGTCCACCAGCAGCGCCGTTCTCCGTCCCGCCACCTCGACAATCGCCACATGGCGGACGCCGTCCGGATTGGCGGCGGCCGGCGCGTGCGGGTCGTCCTCGAAACGCTGCTGGAGCGCCACCAGCGGCACCGTCTCGTCCCGTACCGTGATAGTGAGCGCGCCGGTGCGACGGGAGGCGCCGTTGAATTCCAGTACTTCCATGACGTGCGCCGCTGGTATCGCATAGGTGTCACCGCCGACCTGCACCAGCAGCGCCCGCATGATGGCCAGCGTAAGCGGTAAGCGCATGGTGAACACGGTCCCTTCGCCGGTGATCGTTTCGAGGTCGATCTGGCCGCCGAGGGCGCGCACGCGGGTGTTGACGACATCGACCCCCACACCGCGTCCGGAGATCGAGGTCACCGACTTCGCCGTCGAGAAACCCGGATGGGCCACCAACTGCAGTAACGCGTCGTCAGCCAGCGCGGTGACCGATTTGTCCACCAAGCCCTGCTCGTGCGCGCGCCGCAGCACGACATCGCGATCGATCCCGCGTCCGTCATCCTGCACCTGAATCACCACCGCCGCCCGGTCGCGCGCCGCGCGCAGAATGAGTTCGCCGCTGGCGGGTTTGCCCGCCGCACGGCGGGTGTCGGCGTCCTCGAAGCCGTGGTCGAGCGCGTTGCGGAGCAGATGCATGATGGGATCGCCAATCGCATCGAGCAGCGAACGATCGAGTTCGATGTCGCGGCCCTCAATCGTGAAGCGCACCTCCTTGCCGAGATCGCGCGCGATGTCGCGCACAAGCCGCGGGAAGCGATCGAACACCTGTGCCACCGGCAA is a genomic window of Gemmatimonas sp. containing:
- a CDS encoding chemotaxis protein CheA, coding for MDAARYAALFLSESREHLTEVDDALLALERGHVTVDTAAAGAHIATVFRGVHTIKGMAAAMGYVAVEQLSHALESRCEPLRSGAEEWNSDVLALLFDGTDLLRTAVDAVPSGRTEPTSAMRAFVQRLGLAPTVVASPAVVPTDSALADVVDTPSGAVGTTRRVDVRLTADCPLKGVRAMIVLAKLSALGTVRGTEPAQERWQDDLFDGAFRITLQSSAADDEIRVAAQSAGDVARATVTLATLTPVQGTARVSDAPRTVRLDARRLDTLLDLVGELVITRDRLLRAIEQSEHPDRAVVRAAADAARLVATLQDEVLQARMLPVAQVFDRFPRLVRDIARDLGKEVRFTIEGRDIELDRSLLDAIGDPIMHLLRNALDHGFEDADTRRAAGKPASGELILRAARDRAAVVIQVQDDGRGIDRDVVLRRAHEQGLVDKSVTALADDALLQLVAHPGFSTAKSVTSISGRGVGVDVVNTRVRALGGQIDLETITGEGTVFTMRLPLTLAIMRALLVQVGGDTYAIPAAHVMEVLEFNGASRRTGALTITVRDETVPLVALQQRFEDDPHAPAAANPDGVRHVAIVEVAGRRTALLVDALLAQQDIVVKPLDTVRGAKPWFSGATVLGDGSPALIVDVSSVA
- a CDS encoding tetratricopeptide repeat protein, translating into MSSVMSAGRDVELLRTLIERVDPRDPGAFNNLGVLYHSRGLHVEAVDAFLRALAIDPRMRTAARNLEIAAATPGACDARMAALDARVAADPDDRAAALERARLSRLVGRSDVAIRQLETLIAEDPDDAAALYERGLIEQRAGDLRRAQRWFERAVNLGGADTDARLHLAEVLYQRGQNEQALECLDCLLARHADSADAHLLRGFVLGDMGRHDAAIASARIAAQLNPTLSTAQIDLSLESGSLAGTPIAIDPSTANGMMRVEPEGALARHGLGLAFRQRGYFDEARREFERSLASGEDARMAEHALGELDLIAGRFDDARTRYAALLARQEQPRLWNEHGVAMHQSGDVAGAADSYRRALRMDPRHALAYNNLGVALDDLGDHSAARESFVRASELDPTLVVARLNLSRWLAAQRDPLAALALLRELVAFHPRDAESWKVMGTVLQALDRPEEARDAFLSAVECRPSHAEARFGLASVLEHLGDSDGAARETQQALKYAPMRMASRLSVAIDLQRECPDAVGALELLAVRGGSPLRGIVLPTDDLAALLPEQALAAPGLREAAGSGLDAGAMAVMEAARTCDDADGFSSRAVHGEALERYTRARALVDMTAVADMEPTAQILWQRATLGEARSLCLLGRGVEALPQLKRAGALWPHHPEVLALFAFAAASDPERDPASAETARTAMLRLLRQDVTSAALLHFAGDAAMRMHDEALALGFYRRALAHDPARPTARVAIARMLRERGDLLAARLELVAALSAVPNWRDAVLELARVHRDARRHADARWILVDVLKGRPTDVEALQLLIEVLVGEERASDARIVVDRVLRHDPDNTGARWFDGVLLAQQSRTRDALACWAALAQCTEVDDFVERARHAVSHAVYGSGAPSDPARVA
- a CDS encoding chemotaxis protein CheC, with protein sequence MSAIRSLKTIQLDALRETANIGAGHAATALSQMTGSTIMIKVPNITVASMEELPSQFTPEEEPVAAVLMHMLGDLSGRTMLVFPKPTVMRLAELMLRRPVGSSTAFSELETSAIKEAGNILSGAYMNALSDFLGMLLLPSPPSLVIDMSTAVLTSAIGEFAPDPDAILCVESEFQLMEMQQTLRGFFLLLPDPASLQVMLRALRLA